ttaaaaataaGCTATAATAATTATTAGTTTCTTCAGCTGTTTATGGTTTTATATATTATaggttaataaatttaaattgttaataagttattaattttatttgataatAAATTTAAACTTACTTCAGctttaatctaattttattttaaaattaagaaattgaagtaTATTAAATTTAGTGGTCAAAATAATTTTGTATACtaaaatttaaaaccaaataaTTGAAGGTAGAATGACGTATTCCGATATGAttcaaacccaaaataaaattgactttaacttaaaataattcccaagttttaaaactcaaaacttatcaaatccaaattcaaatttgaaaaatggaaaaataaatatCCAAATTTCAATTCAGATAATAGTACAAAATGATTTGCACAATTTGCCCTCCCTTTAAATTTGCAGTATTCAATTGAATTTTCAGGTGCAAAGCTTTGGGCTGCTGTGGACTGCTTTCAGCTTGCTATGACCCTCGAACTCCTCATTGATAATAATAAATGTACCTGGCAAAGTAGTTTTTAGTAGAGTATTGAAAGAATAGACAGAAATGGTTGCAGTATATTATATGAATGTTACTTATGGTGTTATTTATTGAAAGTCAATTTCTTTGATCAATGATTGCTCACTGCTGCTTAGCTTGATAAGATCAATTTCTGCAAATTTGGATAGTATTCAAATATCATAAATAAATTCCATAATTTCCTTCACAAtgtgctctctctctctctttatgTACAAAATTTACAGGAAAAAAATGCATGAATCTAGCGACCCTttcattatatattattatttctgaGACAAATTTTAACTACAGTGCACGATAGGTTTGCCTCATTGTTCTTTCCAAATACGGCCAGCCACTTTCAGCTTCAGTTCCTGTCTATCACCACCTGAGAAGTAGAGTGCCAGGTTCCGTTGAATGATAAGTCCATCTTGACTATCTCGAACTTTCCGGTGACTATCACGGATGCTTCTAGGCACCCCTTGCCACATAAACTTCCTGCCGCTGCCCCCAACTTCCAGACTATAACTAAATTGTCTTGCCTCGTCTTCGTCACCCATGAACCGCAGAAAGGCCATGTAAACCGGTGCCATTCCTATGTGAAATGCCTCAAAGTGCAAGCAAAACTGTCGTCCGAAACAATTGAAAACCTGTACCAAATTGGACATTAATTGATCGGTAAATACCATACCACTCATTTCGAAAACATAAAAGCATTCTAGCATTTTCGAGTATTgaagaattcattcaattaacaGCAGAACATAATAAGGAATGCAATCAATAAAGTTGGTTAGAATTCCAATGCAATAAAAAAAGTTGGTTAGAATTCCAGTCCTAAACATTTATCACTGTGTAATCAGTTTACAAATGCAATTTGGATCGGACAAGAGACCTATTTGAGATGATGTAGGAAAGTTTGTGAACTGGTTGCAAGTTTGTGTAATGTAACAGAGAGGACGAGAGAGCTTACAGTTAACATCCACGTGGCATTTTCCACTTCGTGGGGATTGGATTTGACGTATCGGTGGTTGAAAGTGCACCCGTCATGCATGTCTACCCTGTGATCATTCTTGAGATGCATGACAAGAAATGGAATATCACCAGTGACAGAGCATTCAGCTCCGGCATATGGGCAACTATACGGGCGATACCTGCAGTTTTTTTCGTGCTTGAGCTTGCTGTAGTATGGAAAAATATCATGACAACCCAGAATCTGGTAACTGCAAGGAAGTTCCAGCGACTTGGCTACCTTCTCTAGAGCCAAACACCTTATATTTCCGAGTTCATTGCGACAAGTCGGGCAACAGTTGTGAACTCTAGTCTTGCAAGTTGAACATACAGTGTGGCCATTGGGACACTAACATAGAAGATAAGAAAAGTTGTCAGCCTGTCACTAGCAGATTGTTGAAGTAAAAAGTTCATGTTATGATTTTGATGCATTAATGCAACCAAAGAGCTGGAAATGTAATACTGCTAAACACGCCTTCATTCTTACATACTAAGTATTAAGGCACTGTCTATATATCTCTATCAACAGCCCAATTTTCAAGTGCTAAACGCCTATATTGCTCAGACTCAAGTGCAAGTGTTCGATATGAGTATGTATCCAGCACAGGTATGATCAACTTTTTTAAAGTTTTTGCATATATTTTGAGGGTCTTGGAGGGTTACATCCTTGTACTCACATTCAAATATGCATTGAGCATAGGTGTCAGGAAGAGTCGGAACAACATAGCATTAAGCATCCAAATAGTTCAGTAAAGAAGTAGCATAATCACAGTATCCACAACAAATCAGTAGTTAAAATATTAGCATTTTATCAATTACTTCAATTGATGTGAGATGATAACCCGTCTCAAGCTTTGTAGTTTACAAATATATGTGATGTCAATTTCTTCAATCTTGATTGATTTACTAATGTTATAGTTCGTTTCACTTTGCATAAAATACGATATCAAATATGAATGCATACCAATTCTGACTCTGAAAAAAAATAATTCTTAAAGAGAATACATCTTGAAATACTTTAGCTTTAGGTGAATCTACCTGGTAAATTGGAGGATACATCAAATTTACGCAAACGGGACACTCCAGTAGTTCGTGGACATCGTTCATTGATGTCGATCCCAGATTTCCACTTAAAGCAGTTGCTGTTTTTCTTAAAGGGGAACCTCTTAAATCCACACTTGAAGTTGCCATATCATAATCTGAAAATGTAACTCGGGACTCGATCACCTCTTTGCAGCTACCACCACCAGGCGCCATAATTCTAGCTTTTGAAAGTTAATTGTCCGCGAATACTCAGTTTGCTAGATCTCGTATAGCAGCAACCGCGCAGGGGAGGAAGTGGGACGAATCCGATGTCTTCTCTTAAATCCTCAACTGCAAAAGTTTCATAAGATTTGCAGCAATTCTCTCACTTTCTAGTATTATAAACTAATACATTCAGTGCCAATAAAATAATACAAGACATTAAAAGTTCAATCTATATACTTTAGAATTCATCTTAAAGGATCCAGCcacaatataatatatatatataaaccattgGAGGATCCAAGCACTAGTTTCAAAAAAGAtttctttttatttgaaaaagtAACTTAAAACTAGCAAAATAAAACTGAAttatttgttttttgtttttttatttatagaaaaaggtctttagaggctTACTTAACCAGAAGTCACCAAAAATAGCAAATTTACTAGCAAATCAAACCATTGATATATATGGAAGAATTTCCCCCTTTGTTTTCAGGTCATTTTGTACTCATAAAGCTAcccagaaaaggaaaaagaaaattaaactCCAATACTCTCTAACCC
The Gossypium arboreum isolate Shixiya-1 chromosome 10, ASM2569848v2, whole genome shotgun sequence genome window above contains:
- the LOC108487311 gene encoding E3 ubiquitin-protein ligase SINAT2-like, yielding MAPGGGSCKEVIESRVTFSDYDMATSSVDLRGSPLRKTATALSGNLGSTSMNDVHELLECPVCVNLMYPPIYQCPNGHTVCSTCKTRVHNCCPTCRNELGNIRCLALEKVAKSLELPCSYQILGCHDIFPYYSKLKHEKNCRYRPYSCPYAGAECSVTGDIPFLVMHLKNDHRVDMHDGCTFNHRYVKSNPHEVENATWMLTVFNCFGRQFCLHFEAFHIGMAPVYMAFLRFMGDEDEARQFSYSLEVGGSGRKFMWQGVPRSIRDSHRKVRDSQDGLIIQRNLALYFSGGDRQELKLKVAGRIWKEQ